In Oncorhynchus kisutch isolate 150728-3 linkage group LG5, Okis_V2, whole genome shotgun sequence, a genomic segment contains:
- the LOC109878171 gene encoding alsin isoform X6 yields the protein MHQHCHGQISVMESQRKRYAAPSSGEDSSGERGLLHTWKGYSCSVTPERVLLSRPVLQAALGTRHGVLLVEGGQVYSFGEFPWKQSQVSEVGPLKPVLESALSGQRVVAVAAGNFHSGAVTEDGGVHMWGENSFGQCGLSSLTVVPNPTPVAVLDPDTSPPHTIRVLELACGEQHSLALSAQHEVWAWGSGCQLGLVTTIFPVWKPQKVEHLAGRHVLQVACGAFHSLALVRCLPPQEARRPLPDKCGQCNQLLYTMTDKEDHVIISDSHYCPLGVELLDDGEARLEPGRSPPLRLQSSPSEPLSSHTSASAPGLHPSITDHTGYERRRTVAQNGEVLTTTDSDISAAGTDSGRTVGGVGGAGSQNSPYPDDQAVKEYLKKLSDTSLAEETAKMTIARASFQPPADSLDLLTSDLLPGVMPVTTSSALNSLVSSCASAVAERVVSTCEALSLKKRINCYNPGVGGVAGAPGGVPGGFPGGPAEERVRLEESMQGKKSCSTGDIREEEAEGLSRRLSLPGLLSQVSPRLLRRASRPKVRAVPLTPVGGLPEAGELLPSLQTEVWSWGRGEEGQLGHGDNLPRLQPLCIKCLSSKEVVLVAAGAHHSLALTAQSQVFSWGSNSSGQLGHMACPTTIPRLAKLSEGIRVWDVGAGAQHTLLLADGDCYQPILYYSGQQVREAAQDAPQDQTEGYSYTQQPVLLPFCMNLGYVSGVFAGGQSCVALADRNVTGFIASLHELAAAERKFYCKLSSVKNHILRPLLDLGENYCSRYSSAGQRPWVRESLGTALGPASTVLLQSLARCYSRLCHLTGQHSASLTANLRRRREVKSLVMLEHASIFLDTYNEYCCSVGNFLVMGGFHALAKPSLDFFGKCPELLQRLAESSEENIPLSDLLVALFYLPMRHLHEYGRLLLKLGTCFEVSSVDYQQLQDGCSKFEALALHLKRRRKEAEYTYQFWKSFPGKMTDSLRKPPRRLICESSNKALTLQNSGRFSVNWFILFNDALVHAQGVVPYKSLFSTHHVFPLATLWVEPIPEENTDLYGLKVISPEETFTLLACSSMEKAKWLRSINQAVDQAMSGAGQRAEPPISRTASYTFYKDSRLKEATYEGRWLAGKPNGRGMVKWLDGRIYTGTFKNGLEDGFGDYVMPSKTLNLNDHYQGHWKEGKMHGIGTYKYATGELYEGSFQDNMRHGHGMLRSGTLNSSSPSVFIGQWVHDKKTGYGVFDDITRGEKYMGMWQDDQRQGTGVIVTQFGLYYEGAFNNNKMQGTGVLLSEDNTTYEGEFSEDWTLNGKGVLTMANGDYFEGTFTGEWGSGLKVTGSFFKPNLYDSDGDKGRAVKLGRLAVRPEQKWRAVFEECWMRLGCEAPGQGENQRAWENIAVALTTSRRLHRDCPEMNLSQSHNITLESLEFNPQQHVGPVTMERYDRIRHYLIKACDTPLHPLGRLMETLVAVYRMTYVGVGANRRLLLQAVNEIMSYLARIFQLVRFLFPDLPEEGGVIPEPSSDPQDKKDSNCADTQLESPKPGRVVSSSSLLLPVLLPRLYPPLFTLYALEKEREDDVYWECVLRLNKQPDMALLAFLGVQHKFWPVSVPVLGERTEVVSSTKDACFASATETLQQISTTFTPSDKLQVIQLTFEEITKEVVSSLENSFLWSMDDLFPVFLYVVLRARIRNLGSEVSLIEDLMDPCVQHGEHGIMFTTLKACYYQIQHEKTT from the exons ATGCATCAGCATTGCCATGGACAAATCTCAGTGATGGAGTCCCAGAGGAAAAGGTATGCAGCCCCGAG CTCTGGTGAGGACAGTTCAGGGGAGCGAGGTTTGCTCCACACCTGGAAGGGCTACTCCTGTAGTGTCACCCCAGAGAGAGTGCTCCTGTCCAGGCCTGTGCTGCAGGCTGCCCTGGGAACACGCCATGGGGTTCTACTGGTGGAGG GCGGGCAGGTGTACAGCTTTGGTGAGTTCCCATGGAAACAGAGCCAGGTCTCGGAGGTGGGCCCCCTGAAGCCCGTCCTAGAGAGCGCTCTCAGCGGCCAGCGCGTTGTCGCCGTGGCAGCGGGCAACTTCCACAGCGGGGCGGTTACCGAGGACGGCGGGGTCCACATGTGGGGGGAGAACTCCTTCGGCCAGTGTGGCCTGTCCAGCCTCACTGTAGTCCCCAACCCTACTCCAGTGGCTGTCCTGGACCCCGACACCAGCCCCCCTCATACCATCCGGGTCCTGGAGCTGGCCTGCGGGGAGCAGcactcccttgctctctctgccCAGCACGAGGTGTGGGCCTGGGGCAGCGGCTGCCAGCTGGGCCTGGTCACCACCATCTTCCCCGTATGGAAGCCCCAGAAGGTGGAGCACCTGGCGGGCAGACACGTCCTTCAGGTGGCCTGTGGGGCCTTCCACAGCCTTGCCTTGGTGCGTTGCCTACCACCTCAGGAGGCCCGGCGGCCCCTGCCAGACAAGTGTGGCCAGTGCAACCAGCTGCTCTACACCATGACGGACAAGGAGGACCACGTCATTATCTCAGATAGTCATTACTGCCCCCTAGGGGTGGAGTTGCTGGATGACGGAGAGGCCAGGCTGGAGCCTGGAAGGTCCCctccactcaggctccagagCTCCCCTTCAgagcccctctcctctcatacctCGGCCTCAGCGCCTGGTCTCCATCCCTCAATAACAGACCATACAGGctatgagaggaggaggacagtggCACAGAATGGGGAAGTCTTAACCACTACAGACTCTGACATCTCTGCTGCTGGGACAGACTCAGGTCGAACTGTTGGCGGTGTGGGGGGTGCAGGGTCTCAGAACTCCCCCTACCCTGATGATCAGGCAGTGAAAGAATATCTCAAGAAACTGTCTGACACCTCATTGGCTGAGGAGACTGCCAAGATGACCATAGCAAGAGCAAGTTTTCAG CCCCCAGCAGATAGCCTTGAcctcctgacctctgacctcctccctgggGTCATGCCAGTGACCACCAGCTCTGCCCTCAACAGCCTGGTCTCATCCTGTGCCTCCGCCGTGGCCGAGAGAGTGGTCTCCACCTGCGAGGCTCTGTCCCTGAAGAAGAGGATTAACTGCTACAACCCTGGGGTTGGGGGTGTAGCAGGAGCACCCGGTGGGGTGCCAGGAGGGTTTCCAGGGGGCCCCGCGGAGGAGCGGGTGCGTCTGGAGGAGTCCATGCAGGGGAAGAAGAGCTGCAGCACGGGGGATATCCGTGAGGAGGAGGCCGAGGGCCTGAGTCgacgtctctctctgcctggaCTCCTCTCTCAGG TGTCCCCCAGGTTGCTGCGGAGGGCCAGCCGGCCCAAGGTGCGAGCGGTGCCCCTCACCCCTGTGGGAGGGCTACCAGAGGCGGGGGAGCTGCTCCCCTCCCTGCAGACCGAGGTGTGGAGCTGGGGGCGTGGTGAGGAGGGCCAGCTAGGCCACGGGGACAACCTCCCCAG GCTGCAGCCACTGTGCATCAAGTGCCTGAGCAGTAAGGAGGTGGTGCTTGTGGCTGCTGGGGCACATCACTCCCTGGCCCTGACGGCACAGTCCCAG gTCTTCTCCTGGGGTAGTAACAGCTCTGGCCAGCTAGGACACATGGCGTGTCCGACTACTATCCCTCGCCTTGCCAAG CTGTCTGAGGGGATCCGTGTATGGGACGTGGGTGCGGGGGCGCAGCACACCCTCCTCCTGGCCGATGGGGACTGTTACCAGCCCATCCTTTACTATAGCGGACAGCAGGTCAGAGAGGCGGCTCAGGACGCACCCCAGGACCAGACAGAGGGGTACAGCTACACCCAGCAACCAGTGCTGCTCCCCTTCTGCATGAAC TTGGGCTACGTGAGCGGTGTTTTTGCGGGGGGCCAGAGCTGCGTGGCGCTAGCCGACCGCAACGTCACAGGTTTCATCGCCAGCCTCCATGAGCTGGCTGCTGCCGAGAGGAAGTTCTACTGCAAGCTGAGCTCTGTGAAGAACCACATCCTGCGCCCCCTGTTGGACCTGGGTGAGAACTACTGCTCCCGCTACAGCTCCGCTGGACAGAGGCCATGggtcagag AGTCGTTGGGTACAGCCCTAGGCCCGGCGTCCACAGTGCTGCTACAGAGCCTGGCGAGGTGTTATAGCCGCCTGTGCCACCTCACTGGGCAGCACTCCGCCTCGCTCACCGCCAACCTGCGCCGCCGTCGGGAGGTGAAAAGCTTGGTTATGCTGGAGCACGCCAGCATCTTCCTGGACACGTACAATGA GTACTGCTGCTCTGTGGGTAACTTCCTGGTGATGGGGGGCTTCCATGCTCTGGCCAAGCCCTCGCT AGATTTCTTTGGGAAGTGTCCAGAGCTGTTGCAGCGGCTGGCAGAGTCCAGCGAGGAGAACATTCCTCTGAGTGACCTGTTGGTGGCGCTCTTCTACCTGCCCATGAGACACCTTCACGAGTATGGCAGGCTGCTGCTCAAACTGGGAACCTGCTTCGAGGTG AGCTCAGTGGACTACCAGCAGCTGCAGGATGGCTGCTCTAAGTTTGAGGCCCTggctcttcatctgaagaggaggaggaaggaggcagAGTACACGTACCAATTCTGGAAGAGCTTCCCTGGCAAGATGACG GATTCCCTGCGTAAGCCCCCCCGGAGGCTGATCTGTGAGAGCAGTAACAAGGCCCTGACGCTACAGAACTCTGGAAGGTTCTCTGTCAACTGGTTCATCCTCTTCAATGATGCACTCGTCCACGCTCAG GGCGTGGTTCCCTATAAAAGCCTT ttCTCCACCCACCATGTCTTCCCATTGGCCACACTGTGGGTCGAGCCCATCCCTGAGGAGAACACTGACCT GTATGGACTGAAGGTTATCTCACCTGAGGAGACCTTCACCCTGCTGGCTTGTTCTTCCATGGAGAAG GCCAAGTGGCTTCGCTCCATCAACCAGGCGGTGGACCAGGCCATGAGTGGGGCGGGGCAGAGGGCGGAGCCTCCCATCTCCCGGACCGCCTCCTACACCTTCTACAAGGACAGCCGTCTGAAGGAGGCCACCTACGAGGGCCGCTGGCTGGCCGGCAAGCCCAATGGGAG GGGAATGGTGAAGTGGCTTGATGGGAGAATTTACACGGGGACGTTCAAGAACGGACTGGAGGATGG TTTTGGAGATTACGTTATGCCCAGCAAGACGTTAAACCTGAACGACCACTATCAAGGCCACTGGAAAGAAGGGAAGATGCACGGCATCGGAACATACAA GTATGCTACAGGTGAGTTGTACGAGGGCTCGTTCCAGGACAACATGCGTCACGGACACGGGATGCTGCGCAGCGGCACGCTGAACTCCTCCTCCCCCAGCGTCTTCATCGGCCAATGGGTGCACGACAAGAAGACGGGCTACGGCGTCTTTGATGACATCACCAG AGGAGAGAAGTACATGGGCATGTGGCAGGATGACCAGCGGCAGGGCACGGGCGTCATAGTAACCCAGTTTGGCCTGTACTACGAGGGAgccttcaacaacaacaagatgCAG GGCACAGGGGTCTTGCTGTCTGAGGACAACACCACATATGAAGGAGAGTTCTCGGAGGACTGGACTCTCAACGGAAAG GGTGTGCTGACCATGGCTAATGGGGACTACTTTGAGGGCACCTTCACCGGGGAGTGGGGCTCCGGCCTGAAGGTCACCGGATCCTTCTTCAAACCCAACCTCTACGACTCAGACGGGGACAAGGGCCGCGCAGT TAAGCTGGGGCGCCTGGCGGTGCGTCCGGAGCAGAAGTGGAGGGCAGTGTTTGAGGAGTGTTGGATGAGGCTGGGCTGTGAGGCCCCTGGCCAGGGAGAGAACCAGAGAGCCTGGGAGAACATCGCTGTAGCCCTGACCACCAGCAGGAGACTGCACAGAGACtg CCCGGAGATGAACCTGAGTCAGAGTCATAACATAACTCTGGAGAGTCTGGAGTTCAACCCTCAGCAGCATGTTGGCCCTGTTACCATGGAGAGGTATGACCGTATCCGCCATTACCTCATCAAG gcGTGTGACACGCCCCTACACCCCCTGGGCAGGCTGATGGAGACCCTAGTGGCTGTCTACAGGATGACCTACGTGGGGGTGGGGGCCAACCGCCGCCTCCTACTGCAGGCTGTCAACGAGATCATGTCCTACCTGGCACGCATCTTCCAACtcgtcag GTTCCTGTTCCCAGATCTGCCTGAGGAGGGTGGAGTGATCCCTGAACCATCCTCTGACCCCCAGGACAAGAAGGATTCCAACTGCGCAGACACCCAGCTAGAATCCCCCAAACCTGG ACGTGTAGTGAGtagctcctctctgctcctgccGGTGTTACTGCCtcgtctctacccccctctcttcaCCTTGTACgccctggagaaggagagggaggacgaCGTGTACTGGGAGTGTGTCCTCCGCCTCAACAAACAGCCAGACATGGCCCTGCTCGCCTTCCTCGGAGTGCAACA
- the LOC109878171 gene encoding alsin isoform X11, whose translation MHQHCHGQISVMESQRKRYAAPSSGEDSSGERGLLHTWKGYSCSVTPERVLLSRPVLQAALGTRHGVLLVEGGQVYSFGEFPWKQSQVSEVGPLKPVLESALSGQRVVAVAAGNFHSGAVTEDGGVHMWGENSFGQCGLSSLTVVPNPTPVAVLDPDTSPPHTIRVLELACGEQHSLALSAQHEVWAWGSGCQLGLVTTIFPVWKPQKVEHLAGRHVLQVACGAFHSLALVRCLPPQEARRPLPDKCGQCNQLLYTMTDKEDHVIISDSHYCPLGVELLDDGEARLEPGRSPPLRLQSSPSEPLSSHTSASAPGLHPSITDHTGYERRRTVAQNGEVLTTTDSDISAAGTDSGRTVGGVGGAGSQNSPYPDDQAVKEYLKKLSDTSLAEETAKMTIARASFQPPADSLDLLTSDLLPGVMPVTTSSALNSLVSSCASAVAERVVSTCEALSLKKRINCYNPGVGGVAGAPGGVPGGFPGGPAEERVRLEESMQGKKSCSTGDIREEEAEGLSRRLSLPGLLSQVSPRLLRRASRPKVRAVPLTPVGGLPEAGELLPSLQTEVWSWGRGEEGQLGHGDNLPRLQPLCIKCLSSKEVVLVAAGAHHSLALTAQSQVFSWGSNSSGQLGHMACPTTIPRLAKLSEGIRVWDVGAGAQHTLLLADGDCYQPILYYSGQQVREAAQDAPQDQTEGYSYTQQPVLLPFCMNLGYVSGVFAGGQSCVALADRNVTGFIASLHELAAAERKFYCKLSSVKNHILRPLLDLESLGTALGPASTVLLQSLARCYSRLCHLTGQHSASLTANLRRRREVKSLVMLEHASIFLDTYNEYCCSVGNFLVMGGFHALAKPSLDFFGKCPELLQRLAESSEENIPLSDLLVALFYLPMRHLHEYGRLLLKLGTCFEVSSVDYQQLQDGCSKFEALALHLKRRRKEAEYTYQFWKSFPGKMTDSLRKPPRRLICESSNKALTLQNSGRFSVNWFILFNDALVHAQFSTHHVFPLATLWVEPIPEENTDLYGLKVISPEETFTLLACSSMEKAKWLRSINQAVDQAMSGAGQRAEPPISRTASYTFYKDSRLKEATYEGRWLAGKPNGRGMVKWLDGRIYTGTFKNGLEDGFGDYVMPSKTLNLNDHYQGHWKEGKMHGIGTYKYATGELYEGSFQDNMRHGHGMLRSGTLNSSSPSVFIGQWVHDKKTGYGVFDDITRGEKYMGMWQDDQRQGTGVIVTQFGLYYEGAFNNNKMQGTGVLLSEDNTTYEGEFSEDWTLNGKGVLTMANGDYFEGTFTGEWGSGLKVTGSFFKPNLYDSDGDKGRAVKLGRLAVRPEQKWRAVFEECWMRLGCEAPGQGENQRAWENIAVALTTSRRLHRDCPEMNLSQSHNITLESLEFNPQQHVGPVTMERYDRIRHYLIKACDTPLHPLGRLMETLVAVYRMTYVGVGANRRLLLQAVNEIMSYLARIFQLVRFLFPDLPEEGGVIPEPSSDPQDKKDSNCADTQLESPKPGRVVSSSSLLLPVLLPRLYPPLFTLYALEKEREDDVYWECVLRLNKQPDMALLAFLGVQHKFWPVSVPVLGERTEVVSSTKDACFASATETLQQIRQFVFSTTFTPSDKLQVIQLTFEEITKEVVSSLENSFLWSMDDLFPVFLYVVLRARIRNLGSEVSLIEDLMDPCVQHGEHGIMFTTLKACYYQIQHEKTT comes from the exons ATGCATCAGCATTGCCATGGACAAATCTCAGTGATGGAGTCCCAGAGGAAAAGGTATGCAGCCCCGAG CTCTGGTGAGGACAGTTCAGGGGAGCGAGGTTTGCTCCACACCTGGAAGGGCTACTCCTGTAGTGTCACCCCAGAGAGAGTGCTCCTGTCCAGGCCTGTGCTGCAGGCTGCCCTGGGAACACGCCATGGGGTTCTACTGGTGGAGG GCGGGCAGGTGTACAGCTTTGGTGAGTTCCCATGGAAACAGAGCCAGGTCTCGGAGGTGGGCCCCCTGAAGCCCGTCCTAGAGAGCGCTCTCAGCGGCCAGCGCGTTGTCGCCGTGGCAGCGGGCAACTTCCACAGCGGGGCGGTTACCGAGGACGGCGGGGTCCACATGTGGGGGGAGAACTCCTTCGGCCAGTGTGGCCTGTCCAGCCTCACTGTAGTCCCCAACCCTACTCCAGTGGCTGTCCTGGACCCCGACACCAGCCCCCCTCATACCATCCGGGTCCTGGAGCTGGCCTGCGGGGAGCAGcactcccttgctctctctgccCAGCACGAGGTGTGGGCCTGGGGCAGCGGCTGCCAGCTGGGCCTGGTCACCACCATCTTCCCCGTATGGAAGCCCCAGAAGGTGGAGCACCTGGCGGGCAGACACGTCCTTCAGGTGGCCTGTGGGGCCTTCCACAGCCTTGCCTTGGTGCGTTGCCTACCACCTCAGGAGGCCCGGCGGCCCCTGCCAGACAAGTGTGGCCAGTGCAACCAGCTGCTCTACACCATGACGGACAAGGAGGACCACGTCATTATCTCAGATAGTCATTACTGCCCCCTAGGGGTGGAGTTGCTGGATGACGGAGAGGCCAGGCTGGAGCCTGGAAGGTCCCctccactcaggctccagagCTCCCCTTCAgagcccctctcctctcatacctCGGCCTCAGCGCCTGGTCTCCATCCCTCAATAACAGACCATACAGGctatgagaggaggaggacagtggCACAGAATGGGGAAGTCTTAACCACTACAGACTCTGACATCTCTGCTGCTGGGACAGACTCAGGTCGAACTGTTGGCGGTGTGGGGGGTGCAGGGTCTCAGAACTCCCCCTACCCTGATGATCAGGCAGTGAAAGAATATCTCAAGAAACTGTCTGACACCTCATTGGCTGAGGAGACTGCCAAGATGACCATAGCAAGAGCAAGTTTTCAG CCCCCAGCAGATAGCCTTGAcctcctgacctctgacctcctccctgggGTCATGCCAGTGACCACCAGCTCTGCCCTCAACAGCCTGGTCTCATCCTGTGCCTCCGCCGTGGCCGAGAGAGTGGTCTCCACCTGCGAGGCTCTGTCCCTGAAGAAGAGGATTAACTGCTACAACCCTGGGGTTGGGGGTGTAGCAGGAGCACCCGGTGGGGTGCCAGGAGGGTTTCCAGGGGGCCCCGCGGAGGAGCGGGTGCGTCTGGAGGAGTCCATGCAGGGGAAGAAGAGCTGCAGCACGGGGGATATCCGTGAGGAGGAGGCCGAGGGCCTGAGTCgacgtctctctctgcctggaCTCCTCTCTCAGG TGTCCCCCAGGTTGCTGCGGAGGGCCAGCCGGCCCAAGGTGCGAGCGGTGCCCCTCACCCCTGTGGGAGGGCTACCAGAGGCGGGGGAGCTGCTCCCCTCCCTGCAGACCGAGGTGTGGAGCTGGGGGCGTGGTGAGGAGGGCCAGCTAGGCCACGGGGACAACCTCCCCAG GCTGCAGCCACTGTGCATCAAGTGCCTGAGCAGTAAGGAGGTGGTGCTTGTGGCTGCTGGGGCACATCACTCCCTGGCCCTGACGGCACAGTCCCAG gTCTTCTCCTGGGGTAGTAACAGCTCTGGCCAGCTAGGACACATGGCGTGTCCGACTACTATCCCTCGCCTTGCCAAG CTGTCTGAGGGGATCCGTGTATGGGACGTGGGTGCGGGGGCGCAGCACACCCTCCTCCTGGCCGATGGGGACTGTTACCAGCCCATCCTTTACTATAGCGGACAGCAGGTCAGAGAGGCGGCTCAGGACGCACCCCAGGACCAGACAGAGGGGTACAGCTACACCCAGCAACCAGTGCTGCTCCCCTTCTGCATGAAC TTGGGCTACGTGAGCGGTGTTTTTGCGGGGGGCCAGAGCTGCGTGGCGCTAGCCGACCGCAACGTCACAGGTTTCATCGCCAGCCTCCATGAGCTGGCTGCTGCCGAGAGGAAGTTCTACTGCAAGCTGAGCTCTGTGAAGAACCACATCCTGCGCCCCCTGTTGGACCTGG AGTCGTTGGGTACAGCCCTAGGCCCGGCGTCCACAGTGCTGCTACAGAGCCTGGCGAGGTGTTATAGCCGCCTGTGCCACCTCACTGGGCAGCACTCCGCCTCGCTCACCGCCAACCTGCGCCGCCGTCGGGAGGTGAAAAGCTTGGTTATGCTGGAGCACGCCAGCATCTTCCTGGACACGTACAATGA GTACTGCTGCTCTGTGGGTAACTTCCTGGTGATGGGGGGCTTCCATGCTCTGGCCAAGCCCTCGCT AGATTTCTTTGGGAAGTGTCCAGAGCTGTTGCAGCGGCTGGCAGAGTCCAGCGAGGAGAACATTCCTCTGAGTGACCTGTTGGTGGCGCTCTTCTACCTGCCCATGAGACACCTTCACGAGTATGGCAGGCTGCTGCTCAAACTGGGAACCTGCTTCGAGGTG AGCTCAGTGGACTACCAGCAGCTGCAGGATGGCTGCTCTAAGTTTGAGGCCCTggctcttcatctgaagaggaggaggaaggaggcagAGTACACGTACCAATTCTGGAAGAGCTTCCCTGGCAAGATGACG GATTCCCTGCGTAAGCCCCCCCGGAGGCTGATCTGTGAGAGCAGTAACAAGGCCCTGACGCTACAGAACTCTGGAAGGTTCTCTGTCAACTGGTTCATCCTCTTCAATGATGCACTCGTCCACGCTCAG ttCTCCACCCACCATGTCTTCCCATTGGCCACACTGTGGGTCGAGCCCATCCCTGAGGAGAACACTGACCT GTATGGACTGAAGGTTATCTCACCTGAGGAGACCTTCACCCTGCTGGCTTGTTCTTCCATGGAGAAG GCCAAGTGGCTTCGCTCCATCAACCAGGCGGTGGACCAGGCCATGAGTGGGGCGGGGCAGAGGGCGGAGCCTCCCATCTCCCGGACCGCCTCCTACACCTTCTACAAGGACAGCCGTCTGAAGGAGGCCACCTACGAGGGCCGCTGGCTGGCCGGCAAGCCCAATGGGAG GGGAATGGTGAAGTGGCTTGATGGGAGAATTTACACGGGGACGTTCAAGAACGGACTGGAGGATGG TTTTGGAGATTACGTTATGCCCAGCAAGACGTTAAACCTGAACGACCACTATCAAGGCCACTGGAAAGAAGGGAAGATGCACGGCATCGGAACATACAA GTATGCTACAGGTGAGTTGTACGAGGGCTCGTTCCAGGACAACATGCGTCACGGACACGGGATGCTGCGCAGCGGCACGCTGAACTCCTCCTCCCCCAGCGTCTTCATCGGCCAATGGGTGCACGACAAGAAGACGGGCTACGGCGTCTTTGATGACATCACCAG AGGAGAGAAGTACATGGGCATGTGGCAGGATGACCAGCGGCAGGGCACGGGCGTCATAGTAACCCAGTTTGGCCTGTACTACGAGGGAgccttcaacaacaacaagatgCAG GGCACAGGGGTCTTGCTGTCTGAGGACAACACCACATATGAAGGAGAGTTCTCGGAGGACTGGACTCTCAACGGAAAG GGTGTGCTGACCATGGCTAATGGGGACTACTTTGAGGGCACCTTCACCGGGGAGTGGGGCTCCGGCCTGAAGGTCACCGGATCCTTCTTCAAACCCAACCTCTACGACTCAGACGGGGACAAGGGCCGCGCAGT TAAGCTGGGGCGCCTGGCGGTGCGTCCGGAGCAGAAGTGGAGGGCAGTGTTTGAGGAGTGTTGGATGAGGCTGGGCTGTGAGGCCCCTGGCCAGGGAGAGAACCAGAGAGCCTGGGAGAACATCGCTGTAGCCCTGACCACCAGCAGGAGACTGCACAGAGACtg CCCGGAGATGAACCTGAGTCAGAGTCATAACATAACTCTGGAGAGTCTGGAGTTCAACCCTCAGCAGCATGTTGGCCCTGTTACCATGGAGAGGTATGACCGTATCCGCCATTACCTCATCAAG gcGTGTGACACGCCCCTACACCCCCTGGGCAGGCTGATGGAGACCCTAGTGGCTGTCTACAGGATGACCTACGTGGGGGTGGGGGCCAACCGCCGCCTCCTACTGCAGGCTGTCAACGAGATCATGTCCTACCTGGCACGCATCTTCCAACtcgtcag GTTCCTGTTCCCAGATCTGCCTGAGGAGGGTGGAGTGATCCCTGAACCATCCTCTGACCCCCAGGACAAGAAGGATTCCAACTGCGCAGACACCCAGCTAGAATCCCCCAAACCTGG ACGTGTAGTGAGtagctcctctctgctcctgccGGTGTTACTGCCtcgtctctacccccctctcttcaCCTTGTACgccctggagaaggagagggaggacgaCGTGTACTGGGAGTGTGTCCTCCGCCTCAACAAACAGCCAGACATGGCCCTGCTCGCCTTCCTCGGAGTGCAACA